The genomic segment AGGAGTATGCAAAGGCCCGAGGTTTTGATGTTGAAAAATGTTTTGAACTGATGGTTGCTTACAGAAGTACCCAACCGGGAAAGATTGATAACCTTTATTGAAGATAGCCATGAATATTGTAGCCGTAGTCGTTACCTATAACCGAATAGAACTGCTGAAAAGGACTGTTCGCTGTTTGCAGCAGAACAAGCCGGTCTCTTCCATTGTAGTTGTCAATAACGGAAGTACGGATGCTACTGCCGAATGGTTGAAGACGCAGCCGGGACTTATTGTTATCAGTCAAGCGAATGTCGGCGGTTCGGGGGGCTTTTATACAGGTATGCAGTATGCATATCAGGCGGGTGCCGACTGGATTTGGTGCATGGATGATGATGTGTTTCCGCGTGCCGATTGTCTGGAGCAGCTATTGCTCCATGCCGATCGGGAAGACATAGGAATACTTGCTCCACGACGCTTGCAGGAAGGGAAGCTTTTCACGCATGAGTTTCAAGGTTATAACTTAATAAACCCTTTTGCTTCCATGTACACCGGTAAACTGTCGAAACAGACCGTAACAGAACCTGTGGAGATACAGGGAGCAGCTTTTGAGGGACCGTTTATCCGGCGTGAGGTTGTTGAGAAGATAGGTTACCCCAATAAGGAGCTGTTTATCTTTTGTGATGATACGGATTATTGTCTTCGTACGGTGCAGGCCGGGTTTAAAATACTATATGTTCCTACGGCACTGATGGACAAGGAGAAGTTTTTCTCGAACGACAGTTGGAGCGAACGGAATAAAAAGAAAAAGTGGAAACGTTTCTATCAGGTGCGCAATTCCACTTACTTGAGCCACCATTATGGACGTAATTGGGCAGTAAGGTATCTTCGGGGCTTTAATGGAGTGGCAGGCTATATTTTAACGGCCCTTCTTACTTGTCCGTTCACCGATGCTTACCAATGGAGTGATATTGCCAAACTGTGGAAAGCATATTGTGACGGGATACACGAACGGCTGGGCATTATGAAATAGCAGTGATTGATAAAAATCATACTACTCCTCCATTAAATTTATCCATTCCTTTATTATGGTGTCAATGGTAAACCGTTTGCTGCTTTCAATGGCATTGGCCGCC from the Bacteroides eggerthii genome contains:
- a CDS encoding glycosyltransferase family 2 protein, with translation MNIVAVVVTYNRIELLKRTVRCLQQNKPVSSIVVVNNGSTDATAEWLKTQPGLIVISQANVGGSGGFYTGMQYAYQAGADWIWCMDDDVFPRADCLEQLLLHADREDIGILAPRRLQEGKLFTHEFQGYNLINPFASMYTGKLSKQTVTEPVEIQGAAFEGPFIRREVVEKIGYPNKELFIFCDDTDYCLRTVQAGFKILYVPTALMDKEKFFSNDSWSERNKKKKWKRFYQVRNSTYLSHHYGRNWAVRYLRGFNGVAGYILTALLTCPFTDAYQWSDIAKLWKAYCDGIHERLGIMK